A region from the Dendropsophus ebraccatus isolate aDenEbr1 chromosome 1, aDenEbr1.pat, whole genome shotgun sequence genome encodes:
- the MAS1 gene encoding proto-oncogene Mas: protein MAESGNLSSNASHVSNTSSIVTYSVVACFAVILCLLGMIGNAVVAWILTFKIKRTKYTVYILNLAIADFIYLLFVAVVMLLMVDQMLNRNIPTKETTFALEVMYDFGYNAGMLFLTAISVERCLSVLFPIWYKCYRPKHLSSFTCGLIWLLGVLLSLLDNFVCPAESFMATTKECTGIQIFSTVLTFVFIIPLMFFSSFILIYIIKTSSKKSRPPKIYLAIIFTVLVFLISVAPIRLLWSLLYFKAFTNTMSAVAFFFATTYCTAFNSSANPFIYFFVGRHRKKRFGGSVTDALSRVFKDDDTEQTSDGNTTSSSMK, encoded by the coding sequence ATGGCTGAATCTGGAAACCTTTCGTCAAATGCTTCTCACGTGTCAAACACAAGCAGTATTGTTACTTACTCGGTGGTGGCTTGTTTTGCCGTTATACTCTGCCTGCTCGGAATGATCGGGAATGCAGTTGTTGCCTGGATTCTTACATTCAAGATAAAGAGGACCaaatacactgtgtatatccttAACCTTGCCATTGCCGACTTCATCTACCTTCTCTTTGTGGCCGTTGTCATGTTATTGATGGTTGATCAAATGTTGAACCGCAACATTCCAACAAAGGAAACTACATTTGCATTAGAAGTCATGTATGATTTTGGATATAATGCTGGTATGCTCTTCCTTACAGCAATAAGTGTAGAAAGATGCCTTTCTGTTCTCTTCCCAATATGGTATAAATGTTACAGACCAAAACACTTATCATCTTTCACTTGTGGGTTGATCTGGTTGCTGGGTGTTCTCTTATCCCTTTTAGATAACTTTGTTTGCCCCGCAGAGTCTTTTATGGCCACAACAAAAGAGTGTACTGGAATCCAGATATTCTCAACGGTTCTCACGTTCGTCTTCATCATACCGTTAATGTTCTTCTCCAGTTTTATCTTGATCTATATCATTAAGACATCGTCAAAGAAATCACGACCTCCCAAGATCTATCTTGCCATAATATTCACAGTTCTGGTTTTTCTCATTTCAGTGGCACCAATAAGATTGCTATGGTCTTTACTCTATTTCAAGGCGTTCACAAATACAATGTCTGCTGTGGCCTTCTTTTTTGCCACCACCTATTGTACCGCCTTTAACAGCAGCGCAAATCCTTTCATTTACTTCTTTGTGGGCAGACACAGGAAGAAGAGATTTGGTGGTTCAGTCACTGACGCACTGAGCCGGGTGTTTAAGGATGATGACACCGAGCAGACATCTGATGGGAACACGACTAGCTCTAGCATGAAATGA